The Thalassophryne amazonica chromosome 8, fThaAma1.1, whole genome shotgun sequence genome includes a window with the following:
- the lmo2 gene encoding rhombotin-2, whose protein sequence is MTSTIERKTLEANEEPVDEVLQIPPSLLTCGGCQQSIGDRFFLKAIEQYWHEDCLSCDLCGCRLGEVGRRLYYKLGRKLCRRDYLRLFGQDGLCASCEKRIRAFEMTMRVRDKVYHLECFKCAACQKHFCVGDRYLLINSDIVCEQDIFEWTKLNNSSVV, encoded by the exons GGAGCCAGTGGATGAAGTCCTCCAGATACCCCCATCTCTGCTAACATGTGGTGGGTGCCAGCAGAGTATCGGTGACCGTTTTTTCCTGAAGGCCATAGAACAGTACTGGCATGAAGACTGTCTGAGCTGTGACCTCTGTGGTTGCCGACTCGGGGAGGTGGGCCGCCGGCTGTATTATAAACTGGGAAGGAAACTGTGCCGGCGAGATTACCTCAG GCTTTTTGGCCAGGAtggcctctgtgcttcctgtgaGAAGAGGATCCGTGCGTTCGAGATGACTATGCGTGTACGGGACAAGGTGTACCACCTGGaatgcttcaagtgtgctgcctGCCAGAAACACTTCTGCGTCGGTGACCGCTACCTGCTCATCAATTCGGATATTGTGTGTGAGCAGGACATCTTTGAGTGGACCAAACTCAACAACAGCAGTGTGGTTTAG